A region of Lepeophtheirus salmonis chromosome 13, UVic_Lsal_1.4, whole genome shotgun sequence DNA encodes the following proteins:
- the IntS12 gene encoding integrator complex subunit 12 isoform X2, which yields MELDPVFVKALRLLHSRSKDSVSQLRSLYEEALKAKRTGCKINVGGMSSPGKRRDVEKRNFDKLKRDLSELVPCNKRSRLGSPGWNSSKSHTPSPTPPGSREDPSGGNSSCGEDPGIGDLEMNLDNLTCVICKSLNQENGNILMECHTCQNLYHQECHSPMVSNDDADDPRLIWHCSQCSKTIKRMSPSIKTGNSTSGLKSSSGSRQSPSKTDVPSGSLFKRIPDASKIVSSNVKSSSGNSSSLSTSSFKSSASLKSSSSNRLLSKPHNGTSHSLNGSSSSIGLSSSLSSCLNSSSNIISVDKRLQMMKKKAASRKKMGRDA from the exons ATGGAGCTAGATCCCGTGTTTGTAAAAGCCTTAAGGCTCCTCCATTCACGATCCAAGGACTCTGTAAGCCAGTTGAGATCCCTCTATGAAGAAGCCCTTAAAGCTAAGCGTACTGGCTGCAAGATTAATGTTGGAGGAATGTCCTCCCCTGGTAAACGACGGGATGTGGAGAAACGAAATTTCGACAAACTCAAAAGGGATTTGTCTGAACTTGTTCCTTGTAACAAACGTTCTCGTTTGGGTTCCCCAGGCTGGAATAGTAGTAAGAGTCACACGCCGAGCCCAACCCCACCAGGTTCACGAGAAGATCCTTCAGGTGGAAATTCATCGTGTGGTGAGGATCCTGGAATTGGAGATTTGGAAATGAATCTGGATAACCTGACCTGTGTTATTTGTAAGAGTTTGAACCAGGAAAATGGTAACATACTCATGGAGTGTCACACTTGTCAAAACTTATATCATCAAGAATGTCACAGTCCCATGGTTTCCAATGACGATGCAGATGATCCTAGGCTTATTTGGCATTGTTCGCAATGTTCGAAGACTATCAAAAGAATG TCTCCCTCCATCAAAACGGGGAATTCAACTTCAGGCCTTAAAAGTTCCTCAGGAAGTAGACAATCTCCTAGTAAAACAGATGTACCGTCTGGTTCTCTATTTAAAAGGATCCCTGATGCGTCcaag ATCGTATCGAGCAATGTTAAATCATCGAGTGGGAATTCTTCATCACTTTCAACGTCCTCATTTAAATCGTCAGCTTCTCTCAAGTCCTCATCATCAAATA GACTGTTATCCAAACCACACAATGGTACGAGTCATTCATTAAATGGATCTTCCTCCTCAATTGGATTATCATCATCACTATCTTCCTGTTTGAATTCCTcctcaaatataatttctgtGGATAAAAGGTTacaaatgatgaagaaaaaagcTGCATCCAGAAAAAA GATGGGTCGAGATGCCTAG
- the IntS12 gene encoding uncharacterized protein IntS12 isoform X1 yields MELDPVFVKALRLLHSRSKDSVSQLRSLYEEALKAKRTGCKINVGGMSSPGKRRDVEKRNFDKLKRDLSELVPCNKRSRLGSPGWNSSKSHTPSPTPPGSREDPSGGNSSCGEDPGIGDLEMNLDNLTCVICKSLNQENGNILMECHTCQNLYHQECHSPMVSNDDADDPRLIWHCSQCSKTIKRMSPSIKTGNSTSGLKSSSGSRQSPSKTDVPSGSLFKRIPDASKIVSSNVKSSSGNSSSLSTSSFKSSASLKSSSSNRLLSKPHNGTSHSLNGSSSSIGLSSSLSSCLNSSSNIISVDKRLQMMKKKAASRKKYILVLGLGLEILERPEAVKSVYIDPKEQFGRKEKFVLTDFYR; encoded by the exons ATGGAGCTAGATCCCGTGTTTGTAAAAGCCTTAAGGCTCCTCCATTCACGATCCAAGGACTCTGTAAGCCAGTTGAGATCCCTCTATGAAGAAGCCCTTAAAGCTAAGCGTACTGGCTGCAAGATTAATGTTGGAGGAATGTCCTCCCCTGGTAAACGACGGGATGTGGAGAAACGAAATTTCGACAAACTCAAAAGGGATTTGTCTGAACTTGTTCCTTGTAACAAACGTTCTCGTTTGGGTTCCCCAGGCTGGAATAGTAGTAAGAGTCACACGCCGAGCCCAACCCCACCAGGTTCACGAGAAGATCCTTCAGGTGGAAATTCATCGTGTGGTGAGGATCCTGGAATTGGAGATTTGGAAATGAATCTGGATAACCTGACCTGTGTTATTTGTAAGAGTTTGAACCAGGAAAATGGTAACATACTCATGGAGTGTCACACTTGTCAAAACTTATATCATCAAGAATGTCACAGTCCCATGGTTTCCAATGACGATGCAGATGATCCTAGGCTTATTTGGCATTGTTCGCAATGTTCGAAGACTATCAAAAGAATG TCTCCCTCCATCAAAACGGGGAATTCAACTTCAGGCCTTAAAAGTTCCTCAGGAAGTAGACAATCTCCTAGTAAAACAGATGTACCGTCTGGTTCTCTATTTAAAAGGATCCCTGATGCGTCcaag ATCGTATCGAGCAATGTTAAATCATCGAGTGGGAATTCTTCATCACTTTCAACGTCCTCATTTAAATCGTCAGCTTCTCTCAAGTCCTCATCATCAAATA GACTGTTATCCAAACCACACAATGGTACGAGTCATTCATTAAATGGATCTTCCTCCTCAATTGGATTATCATCATCACTATCTTCCTGTTTGAATTCCTcctcaaatataatttctgtGGATAAAAGGTTacaaatgatgaagaaaaaagcTGCATCCAGAAAAAA gtatatactagtgttgggtttaggtctggaaatcctagaacGCCCTGAGGCCGTTAAATCGGTCTACATCGATCCAAAGGAACAGTTTGGtcgaaaagaaaaatttgttttgacCGATTTTTACAG
- the IntS12 gene encoding integrator complex subunit 12 isoform X3, producing the protein MELDPVFVKALRLLHSRSKDSVSQLRSLYEEALKAKRTGCKINVGGMSSPGKRRDVEKRNFDKLKRDLSELVPCNKRSRLGSPGWNSSKSHTPSPTPPGSREDPSGGNSSCGEDPGIGDLEMNLDNLTCVICKSLNQENGNILMECHTCQNLYHQECHSPMVSNDDADDPRLIWHCSQCSKTIKRMSPSIKTGNSTSGLKSSSGSRQSPSKTDVPSGSLFKRIPDASKIVSSNVKSSSGNSSSLSTSSFKSSASLKSSSSNRLLSKPHNGTSHSLNGSSSSIGLSSSLSSCLNSSSNIISVDKRLQMMKKKAASRKK; encoded by the exons ATGGAGCTAGATCCCGTGTTTGTAAAAGCCTTAAGGCTCCTCCATTCACGATCCAAGGACTCTGTAAGCCAGTTGAGATCCCTCTATGAAGAAGCCCTTAAAGCTAAGCGTACTGGCTGCAAGATTAATGTTGGAGGAATGTCCTCCCCTGGTAAACGACGGGATGTGGAGAAACGAAATTTCGACAAACTCAAAAGGGATTTGTCTGAACTTGTTCCTTGTAACAAACGTTCTCGTTTGGGTTCCCCAGGCTGGAATAGTAGTAAGAGTCACACGCCGAGCCCAACCCCACCAGGTTCACGAGAAGATCCTTCAGGTGGAAATTCATCGTGTGGTGAGGATCCTGGAATTGGAGATTTGGAAATGAATCTGGATAACCTGACCTGTGTTATTTGTAAGAGTTTGAACCAGGAAAATGGTAACATACTCATGGAGTGTCACACTTGTCAAAACTTATATCATCAAGAATGTCACAGTCCCATGGTTTCCAATGACGATGCAGATGATCCTAGGCTTATTTGGCATTGTTCGCAATGTTCGAAGACTATCAAAAGAATG TCTCCCTCCATCAAAACGGGGAATTCAACTTCAGGCCTTAAAAGTTCCTCAGGAAGTAGACAATCTCCTAGTAAAACAGATGTACCGTCTGGTTCTCTATTTAAAAGGATCCCTGATGCGTCcaag ATCGTATCGAGCAATGTTAAATCATCGAGTGGGAATTCTTCATCACTTTCAACGTCCTCATTTAAATCGTCAGCTTCTCTCAAGTCCTCATCATCAAATA GACTGTTATCCAAACCACACAATGGTACGAGTCATTCATTAAATGGATCTTCCTCCTCAATTGGATTATCATCATCACTATCTTCCTGTTTGAATTCCTcctcaaatataatttctgtGGATAAAAGGTTacaaatgatgaagaaaaaagcTGCATCCAGAAAAAA